One region of Streptomyces rishiriensis genomic DNA includes:
- a CDS encoding 4'-phosphopantetheinyl transferase family protein, with protein sequence MDEPQLAGTGHVAVWVAVGAAPRDEPLSLDQRARRFHRARVAAHRVGRQLVEAYSSCAPDRQAWERDGRGRPLVVFPGGLHVSLSHGEAVVAAAVSWDAPVGVDVERLRPLADRGALARTALSVSERQAVDALPEALRDAQVLRFWTRKEAVAKALGTGLATHLRGIVTTAHGAVTALPDPCGEITAWSLADLAAGDGVVASVAVRAPGVRVVTRTLALPADEG encoded by the coding sequence GTGGACGAGCCGCAGCTCGCGGGGACCGGCCACGTCGCCGTCTGGGTGGCGGTGGGCGCGGCGCCCCGGGACGAGCCGCTCAGCCTGGACCAGCGCGCCCGGCGGTTCCACCGGGCGCGCGTCGCCGCACATCGCGTCGGCCGGCAACTGGTCGAGGCGTACTCGTCATGTGCGCCGGACCGGCAGGCCTGGGAGCGCGACGGGCGGGGGCGCCCGCTGGTCGTCTTTCCCGGGGGCCTGCACGTGAGCCTCAGTCATGGCGAGGCCGTTGTGGCCGCCGCCGTGTCGTGGGACGCCCCGGTCGGCGTCGACGTCGAACGCCTCCGGCCGCTGGCCGACCGCGGTGCGCTGGCCCGGACGGCGCTGTCCGTGAGCGAGCGGCAGGCCGTGGACGCGTTGCCGGAAGCGCTCAGGGACGCCCAGGTACTGCGCTTCTGGACCCGGAAGGAGGCCGTGGCCAAGGCCCTCGGCACCGGCCTGGCCACCCATCTGCGCGGCATCGTCACGACCGCCCACGGCGCCGTGACGGCGCTGCCGGACCCGTGCGGTGAGATCACCGCCTGGTCGCTGGCCGACCTTGCCGCGGGGGACGGTGTGGTCGCCTCCGTCGCGGTACGGGCACCGGGCGTCCGCGTGGTGACCCGGACGCTCGCGCTTCCCGCGGACGAGGGCTGA